Proteins encoded in a region of the Pseudomonas putida genome:
- the cap8 gene encoding type III CBASS phage resistance system CD-NTase-associated protein Cap8, translating to MTTVVSRTFRSSPHRDALQTWDAIVELLTQGKDGTARSELRAVTGVAASLIADQAPKSAPIVATCDGPRTRIYCLFDEDAIYGDDANEEVLGFEPLKGDWGVSLPCPKEQLGWVQSALKKHSSRIIARDLSQGIATQAQADAGQALSLDLGGFLKS from the coding sequence ATGACCACCGTTGTCAGCCGGACGTTTCGCAGCTCGCCGCACCGCGATGCGTTGCAGACATGGGATGCCATTGTCGAACTGCTCACTCAGGGCAAGGACGGCACGGCTCGCTCTGAACTCAGGGCCGTGACGGGCGTGGCCGCCAGCTTGATCGCCGACCAGGCACCCAAGAGCGCGCCCATCGTTGCGACATGCGATGGACCACGGACCAGGATCTACTGCCTCTTCGACGAAGACGCGATCTATGGTGATGATGCCAACGAAGAAGTCTTGGGGTTCGAGCCGTTGAAGGGAGACTGGGGAGTCTCGCTGCCGTGTCCGAAGGAGCAGCTCGGCTGGGTGCAAAGCGCGCTCAAAAAGCACAGTTCTCGCATCATTGCACGGGACTTGAGCCAAGGAATTGCCACGCAGGCGCAGGCCGATGCTGGGCAAGCGCTGTCGCTCGACCTCGGAGGTTTCCTCAAGTCATGA